In Leptospira stimsonii, the following proteins share a genomic window:
- a CDS encoding c-type cytochrome: MLKVIKWIGFFFLLLIFGIGLGTVFRQNLKYEAPYPEVKASQDPRVISRGERLAYGAAHCADCHLAESAISNSRPSLSGGKKFFLPVGTFYSPNITPDPETGIGRFSDAEIARALRYGVHPDNTVIFDFMPFHNTSDEDLTAIISFLRSLKPIKNQVASHELNLIGKVLKAFVVKPVGPKGEVLKSIEADESIAYGEYLANSVANCSGCHTKRNIIGEYIGEPFAGGAPMVDPDPTKEVLTPPNLTPHSEGRITNWTEKQFLARFRQGKSISHSHMPWDSYANMNDSELKAIFRFLKSLKPAKNES; encoded by the coding sequence ATGTTAAAAGTCATAAAGTGGATTGGTTTTTTTTTCTTGCTGTTGATTTTCGGAATCGGGCTCGGGACCGTTTTTCGACAAAATTTAAAGTATGAAGCTCCATATCCCGAAGTAAAGGCTTCCCAAGATCCGCGTGTAATCTCACGGGGAGAACGCCTTGCCTATGGTGCCGCGCACTGCGCGGATTGTCACTTAGCGGAATCCGCAATATCAAACTCGCGACCAAGTTTGTCCGGTGGAAAAAAGTTCTTTTTACCGGTTGGAACATTCTATTCTCCTAATATTACCCCGGATCCGGAGACGGGGATCGGTCGTTTTTCCGATGCGGAAATCGCTCGGGCACTTCGTTATGGTGTTCATCCGGACAATACGGTCATTTTTGATTTTATGCCCTTTCACAATACGAGCGATGAGGATCTAACCGCGATCATTTCTTTTCTCCGAAGTTTAAAACCGATAAAGAATCAAGTTGCCTCCCATGAACTCAATCTGATCGGAAAGGTATTGAAGGCATTTGTCGTAAAACCCGTTGGTCCTAAAGGCGAGGTTCTAAAATCCATCGAGGCGGACGAAAGCATTGCTTATGGAGAATATCTTGCGAATAGCGTCGCAAACTGTAGCGGCTGTCATACGAAAAGAAATATCATAGGCGAATACATCGGAGAACCGTTTGCGGGAGGAGCTCCGATGGTGGATCCGGATCCAACAAAAGAAGTTCTCACGCCTCCCAATTTAACACCTCACTCGGAGGGACGAATCACAAACTGGACTGAAAAACAATTTTTGGCTCGTTTTCGCCAAGGGAAATCGATTTCCCACAGTCACATGCCTTGGGATTCGTATGCGAATATGAATGATTCCGAATTGAAGGCTATTTTTCGATTTTTGAAATCCTTAAAACCGGCAAAAAACGAATCTTAA
- a CDS encoding vitamin B12-dependent ribonucleotide reductase, producing MKLNRHFTAPKSGESSEIRWAKRNSKISNPDGSKVFEANDIKVPEGWSQVAVDILAQKYFRRKGIPKYLKKVQEEGIPEWLQKSIPDAEKLESLKPEDRFGGETSALEVFHRLAGCWTYWGYKYKYFSDEESAKVFYDETVYMLATQMAAPNSPQWFNTGLNWAYGIDGKSQGHYYVDPSTGKLVKSASAYEHPQPHACFIQSVDDDLVNEGGIMDLWVREARLFKYGSGTGTNFSNLRGENEPLSGGGKSSGLMSFLKIGDRAAGAIKSGGTTRRAAKMVCLDVDHPDIESFVDWKVTEEKKVASLVTGSMLNNRHLNAIISACYEMEGEDRFDPKKNSSLKKTIVEAKKVLIPDNYIKRVIDLAKQGYKEILFEELTTDWQSDAYNTVSGQNSNNSVRLTNEFMTAVEQDQPWNLYFRTEKERAKAEGRKPKPSETLRARELWEKISYAAWASADPGTQYHTTINEWHTCPEDGPINASNPCSEYMFLDNTACNLASANLQKFVDLETLNFDVEGFRYLCKLWTIILEISITMAQFPSKEIAELSYKFRTVGLGYANLGSVLMILGIPYDSQEAMAITGAISSIMHMTAYATSAEMAKEQGPFAGYAKNKKHMLRVIRNHRRAAYNAPSGDYEGLTITPVGINPAFCPSYMLKAAQEDSDLALALGEKHGYRNAQVTVIAPTGTIGLVMDCDTTGIEPDFALVKFKKLAGGGYFKIINQSVPYGLKKLGYSPSEIEAIVNYCKGHATLNGAPVVNTQALKEKGFTNEILEKVEASLPLAFDINFAFNKFNLGEDFLTRNLGIAKEIFDVPGFSLLEYLGFSKDDINKANDYVCGTMTIENAPFLKEKDYPVFDCANKCGKYGKRFLSYESHIRTMAAAQPFISGAISKTINLPEDAVVEDVKNAYFLSWKMMIKANALYRDGSKLSQPLNSVLELLNGIEIEEQDEVREAMISRDPVQIAEKVITKYISHRRKLPSRRAGYTQKAIVGGHKVYLRTGEYEDGQIGEIFIDMHKEGAAFRSLMNAFAISVSLGLQHGVPLEEYVDAFTFFKFEPNGIVSGNKHIKMSTSVIDYIFRELAITYLGRYDLGQVAPEDLRGDEIGSKRATAESNVREKETVTNTAVAEAPPKKEVETISYSQMISKERTSAPTGLALLEEVKLAKIKGYTGDSCSECGSFEMVRNGSCLKCMSCGSTTGCS from the coding sequence ATGAAGTTAAACCGCCATTTTACGGCCCCCAAAAGTGGAGAATCGTCCGAAATTCGTTGGGCGAAACGCAATTCCAAGATTTCCAATCCGGATGGATCTAAAGTTTTCGAAGCAAACGACATCAAGGTTCCTGAGGGTTGGTCTCAGGTTGCTGTTGATATTCTTGCGCAGAAATACTTCCGTCGAAAAGGAATTCCGAAGTATTTGAAAAAAGTACAAGAGGAAGGGATTCCAGAATGGCTTCAAAAATCGATTCCTGATGCAGAAAAATTGGAATCTTTAAAGCCGGAAGATCGTTTTGGCGGTGAAACCAGCGCGCTGGAAGTCTTTCATAGGCTTGCGGGATGCTGGACGTATTGGGGATACAAATACAAATACTTCTCCGATGAAGAAAGCGCAAAAGTTTTCTATGATGAAACAGTGTATATGCTCGCCACTCAGATGGCGGCTCCCAATTCCCCTCAGTGGTTCAACACAGGGTTGAACTGGGCATATGGAATTGATGGTAAATCCCAAGGTCATTATTATGTAGATCCTTCTACCGGAAAACTCGTTAAGTCTGCGTCCGCGTATGAACACCCCCAACCACACGCTTGTTTTATCCAAAGCGTGGATGACGATCTCGTCAACGAAGGTGGAATCATGGACCTTTGGGTTCGGGAAGCTCGTCTTTTTAAATACGGTTCCGGAACGGGGACCAACTTCTCCAACCTAAGAGGTGAAAACGAACCGCTTTCCGGTGGAGGAAAAAGCTCCGGTTTGATGAGTTTCTTAAAAATCGGAGACCGTGCCGCCGGTGCGATCAAATCCGGTGGAACCACCCGTCGCGCGGCGAAGATGGTTTGCCTCGACGTGGATCATCCGGACATCGAAAGTTTTGTAGATTGGAAAGTAACCGAAGAAAAGAAAGTCGCGTCTCTGGTAACCGGTTCGATGTTGAATAACCGTCATCTCAACGCGATCATTTCCGCTTGTTACGAGATGGAAGGTGAAGATCGTTTTGATCCGAAGAAAAATTCTTCTCTCAAGAAAACGATCGTAGAAGCAAAGAAAGTTTTAATTCCCGATAACTACATCAAGCGTGTGATCGATCTCGCTAAACAAGGTTACAAAGAAATTCTTTTTGAAGAACTCACAACCGATTGGCAGTCCGACGCTTACAATACCGTTTCCGGTCAAAATAGCAACAACTCTGTCCGTCTTACGAATGAGTTTATGACCGCAGTAGAACAAGACCAACCTTGGAACTTGTATTTCAGAACGGAAAAAGAAAGAGCGAAAGCAGAAGGACGCAAACCGAAACCTTCCGAAACTCTTAGAGCAAGAGAACTCTGGGAAAAAATTTCCTATGCGGCTTGGGCGAGCGCGGATCCTGGAACACAATACCATACCACCATCAACGAATGGCATACTTGTCCCGAGGACGGACCGATCAACGCATCGAACCCCTGCTCCGAATATATGTTCTTAGATAACACGGCTTGTAACCTTGCTTCGGCGAACTTACAAAAGTTCGTAGATCTGGAAACCTTAAACTTCGACGTGGAAGGCTTTCGTTATCTTTGCAAACTCTGGACGATCATTCTTGAGATCTCCATCACAATGGCTCAGTTTCCATCCAAAGAAATCGCAGAACTCTCTTATAAATTCCGGACCGTCGGTCTTGGTTATGCAAACCTCGGTTCTGTGTTGATGATTCTTGGAATTCCTTACGATTCCCAAGAAGCGATGGCGATTACCGGTGCGATTTCCTCTATCATGCACATGACTGCGTATGCAACTTCCGCCGAAATGGCGAAAGAACAAGGTCCGTTTGCGGGCTACGCGAAGAATAAAAAACATATGCTTCGTGTGATTCGCAATCATAGAAGAGCGGCTTACAACGCTCCTTCCGGTGACTATGAAGGTTTGACGATCACTCCCGTTGGAATCAATCCGGCGTTTTGTCCTTCCTATATGCTGAAAGCGGCTCAAGAAGATTCTGATCTCGCTTTGGCTCTCGGTGAAAAACACGGTTATAGAAACGCACAGGTGACAGTAATCGCTCCCACTGGAACGATCGGCCTTGTGATGGATTGTGATACGACCGGGATCGAGCCCGACTTCGCGTTGGTGAAATTCAAAAAACTCGCGGGTGGCGGTTATTTCAAGATCATCAATCAATCCGTTCCTTATGGTCTTAAGAAATTGGGTTATTCTCCTTCCGAGATCGAAGCGATCGTCAACTATTGCAAAGGTCATGCGACTCTCAACGGAGCTCCGGTAGTAAACACGCAAGCTCTGAAAGAAAAAGGTTTCACGAACGAGATTCTCGAAAAGGTGGAAGCCTCTCTTCCTCTCGCTTTCGATATCAATTTCGCGTTCAACAAGTTCAATCTGGGAGAAGACTTCTTGACCCGGAATCTTGGAATCGCAAAAGAAATCTTCGATGTTCCCGGTTTTTCTCTTCTGGAATATCTCGGTTTTTCCAAAGACGATATCAACAAAGCGAACGATTATGTCTGCGGAACGATGACGATCGAAAATGCCCCTTTCTTAAAAGAGAAAGACTATCCGGTGTTCGATTGTGCGAACAAATGCGGTAAGTATGGAAAGAGATTCCTTTCCTACGAATCCCATATTCGTACGATGGCGGCGGCACAACCTTTTATCAGCGGCGCGATCTCTAAAACGATCAACCTTCCTGAAGACGCAGTTGTAGAAGACGTCAAAAACGCCTACTTCCTTTCCTGGAAGATGATGATCAAAGCAAACGCTCTTTACAGAGACGGATCGAAACTTTCTCAACCTCTCAATTCCGTACTCGAACTCCTCAATGGAATTGAAATCGAAGAACAAGACGAAGTCAGAGAAGCGATGATCTCCAGAGATCCGGTTCAAATCGCAGAGAAAGTAATTACGAAGTATATCTCTCACAGAAGAAAACTTCCGAGCAGAAGAGCGGGTTATACTCAGAAAGCGATCGTAGGCGGTCACAAGGTTTATTTAAGAACCGGTGAATACGAAGACGGTCAAATCGGAGAAATCTTTATCGATATGCACAAGGAAGGAGCGGCGTTTAGAAGTTTGATGAACGCGTTTGCGATTTCAGTTTCCTTAGGTCTGCAACACGGGGTTCCATTGGAAGAATATGTGGATGCATTTACATTCTTCAAATTCGAGCCGAACGGAATCGTTTCCGGAAACAAACATATCAAGATGAGCACTTCCGTAATCGATTATATCTTTAGAGAATTGGCGATTACCTATCTCGGAAGATACGACCTCGGACAAGTTGCGCCGGAAGATCTGAGAGGAGACGAGATCGGTTCTAAAAGAGCTACCGCAGAATCGAACGTACGTGAAAAAGAAACGGTTACGAACACCGCGGTTGCGGAAGCTCCTCCGAAGAAAGAAGTGGAAACCATTTCCTATTCTCAGATGATTTCCAAGGAAAGAACTTCTGCTCCAACGGGACTTGCGCTTTTGGAAGAAGTAAAACTCGCGAAGATCAAGGGCTATACCGGAGATTCTTGCTCCGAATGTGGATCGTTTGAAATGGTGAGAAACGGGTCTTGTCTGAAATGTATGTCCTGCGGATCTACCACTGGATGTTCTTGA
- a CDS encoding zinc-dependent alcohol dehydrogenase: protein MNRALTYFSPGKLDWRESPEPTLLHPEDAIVRPVASSTCDLDIMIIQGKTPFKGPFEIGHECIGEIIEVGEGVRSFYKGQLVVVSWHLSCGQCHRCRKGLMNTCASFPQGAMFGMSVGGKWGGFFSDLVRVPNADATLFALPASLNPSHVASLSDNIPFGYELTVPHLLNNPGADVLIMGGTGSIGLFAAAYARAAGAGAVDYVDTNKTRLEIAEKLGANPIESSPRQRIGKRPGRYPITVDTSASQEGLLCAIRSTEPEGYCSSVGGHFSDIAFPMLDMYAKGLHFYTGRGLGRINFAAATDFITSGKVKPEIIVTEERPFDDAPAVLSDPSMKPVLVRPSIFTDVYRPKIEVQ, encoded by the coding sequence ATGAACCGAGCTCTTACATACTTTTCACCGGGGAAGTTGGATTGGAGGGAATCGCCCGAACCTACCTTGTTACATCCGGAAGACGCAATCGTCCGTCCTGTTGCCTCGTCCACTTGTGATCTGGATATAATGATCATTCAAGGAAAAACACCTTTTAAAGGACCTTTTGAGATCGGACACGAATGTATCGGCGAGATTATCGAAGTAGGAGAAGGTGTTCGAAGTTTCTATAAGGGTCAGCTAGTCGTTGTTAGCTGGCATCTTTCTTGCGGTCAATGTCATCGATGTCGAAAAGGATTGATGAACACTTGTGCTTCGTTTCCTCAAGGCGCGATGTTCGGTATGTCCGTAGGAGGAAAGTGGGGCGGTTTTTTTTCCGATCTCGTTCGTGTGCCGAATGCGGATGCTACGTTATTCGCCTTGCCCGCGAGTCTCAATCCTTCACACGTCGCAAGCCTAAGCGATAACATTCCTTTCGGCTACGAATTGACTGTACCACATCTTCTAAACAACCCAGGAGCCGATGTGTTGATTATGGGTGGCACCGGTTCCATCGGACTGTTTGCCGCGGCTTACGCGCGCGCAGCGGGGGCAGGGGCCGTCGACTACGTGGACACAAACAAAACAAGATTGGAAATCGCCGAAAAACTCGGAGCCAATCCGATAGAAAGTTCACCAAGACAAAGAATTGGAAAACGTCCCGGCAGATATCCGATTACAGTCGATACGAGCGCCTCGCAAGAAGGTCTTTTGTGTGCGATTCGTTCTACAGAACCGGAAGGTTATTGTTCGAGCGTAGGAGGGCATTTCAGCGATATTGCATTCCCTATGTTGGATATGTATGCAAAGGGTTTGCACTTTTATACCGGGCGCGGCTTGGGCAGAATCAATTTTGCAGCTGCTACCGACTTTATTACGAGTGGAAAAGTCAAACCGGAGATCATCGTAACGGAGGAAAGGCCGTTCGACGATGCTCCGGCTGTATTGAGTGATCCTTCGATGAAACCGGTATTAGTTCGTCCCAGCATTTTCACCGATGTATACCGACCTAAAATTGAAGTTCAGTGA
- a CDS encoding tautomerase family protein, producing MPLVQIFVPAGSLSAEMKNDMIQKVTDAVVEAEGKPIVRRYTWVHINEVPDGGWGMSGKVVTLDAMKQSTETTK from the coding sequence ATGCCCTTAGTTCAAATTTTTGTCCCAGCGGGATCCTTGTCGGCGGAGATGAAGAATGATATGATTCAGAAAGTGACCGACGCAGTCGTAGAAGCGGAAGGAAAACCGATCGTTCGCCGATACACCTGGGTCCATATTAACGAGGTTCCCGATGGAGGCTGGGGAATGTCCGGAAAAGTAGTCACGTTAGACGCAATGAAACAATCCACGGAAACTACAAAATAA
- a CDS encoding TetR/AcrR family transcriptional regulator, translated as MEKISRTKKEMITAARKLIQAKGVAATGLMEIVSVAETSRGSIYHHFPGGKDELICLAIEEATILAEAGIIRAGRNGRNVAEVIRKIASVFRQTPENSKWQVGCPVAATAIEGHSQPPVVREAVANAFTRWSQAIESTLTNAGLKTKEAKAVGLGLLAALEGGLLLARGLSSSEPYDTIVELIIAGVTVKR; from the coding sequence ATGGAAAAAATATCCCGAACGAAGAAAGAAATGATTACGGCCGCTCGTAAGCTGATTCAAGCAAAGGGAGTTGCCGCAACGGGACTCATGGAAATTGTTTCGGTCGCGGAAACTTCCAGAGGTTCGATTTATCATCATTTTCCCGGTGGAAAAGACGAGCTGATCTGCTTAGCCATCGAAGAAGCGACAATTCTTGCCGAAGCAGGTATCATTCGAGCCGGTAGAAATGGAAGAAACGTAGCCGAAGTCATTCGAAAGATCGCTTCCGTTTTTAGACAAACTCCTGAAAATTCCAAATGGCAAGTCGGTTGCCCCGTCGCGGCCACAGCTATAGAAGGTCATTCGCAGCCGCCTGTAGTAAGAGAAGCGGTAGCAAACGCCTTCACTCGCTGGAGCCAGGCGATTGAATCTACTCTAACAAATGCCGGTTTAAAGACAAAGGAAGCGAAAGCCGTCGGACTTGGTCTTTTGGCCGCATTGGAAGGCGGCTTGTTATTAGCCCGAGGTTTATCTTCTTCAGAACCCTATGATACAATCGTTGAATTGATAATCGCAGGAGTAACCGTAAAACGTTAG
- a CDS encoding D-Ala-D-Ala carboxypeptidase family metallohydrolase codes for MSKTDFEIFTILRSISSSIDVMNKLVLMRIVIFIPLFFCSFCDFQPHTAPSKEKWNEFRKLPGNQKKIIALETFLREHKVLNVVPLEQLLRQGTDWRQTKSQPFAIPPKALWPNILPTLRVIRDLIVPQIGPVTVVSSFREEDYNEKAGGAKSSRHLYFSALDMIPDREIDHAHFKNRLLKLWEKDGAERKIGLGLYSRNRFHIDTNGFRKWEK; via the coding sequence ATGTCCAAAACGGATTTTGAAATTTTTACGATTCTTCGTTCTATATCCTCCTCTATCGATGTCATGAACAAGCTCGTCCTCATGAGAATTGTTATTTTTATCCCGTTGTTTTTCTGTTCTTTCTGCGATTTCCAACCTCATACAGCTCCTTCGAAAGAAAAGTGGAACGAATTTAGGAAACTTCCGGGAAATCAAAAGAAAATCATTGCCTTGGAAACATTTCTTCGAGAACACAAAGTCTTGAATGTAGTTCCCTTGGAACAACTATTGAGACAGGGCACGGATTGGAGACAAACGAAAAGCCAACCTTTTGCGATTCCGCCGAAAGCTCTGTGGCCAAACATCCTACCGACTTTAAGGGTGATTCGCGATTTGATAGTTCCCCAGATCGGTCCGGTTACGGTGGTTTCTAGTTTTCGAGAAGAAGATTATAATGAAAAAGCGGGCGGTGCAAAATCGAGCCGGCATCTTTATTTTTCCGCCCTAGATATGATCCCCGATCGCGAAATCGATCACGCTCATTTCAAGAATCGGCTTTTAAAACTTTGGGAAAAAGATGGAGCCGAACGAAAGATCGGACTCGGATTGTATTCTCGAAACCGATTTCATATAGACACGAACGGTTTTCGAAAGTGGGAAAAGTAA
- the gspN gene encoding type II secretion system protein GspN — MKKEEEFQEETALTPEEEEFLTLELQEEEEESAPRFSLKQKLYLIATGVGSFLIFTILLFPLDEIIRSSLNTSSTKTGTIINFRDLSISLLGNVTLDTLEITTPSNLKIKAEETVLKTSLFGLMKRKFDGKFKLISLKIDTENGPFAKIPRIEGQGKFENLDAGIARMGGDLDLEIPAGSSGMIMELPEIPLLGELKNVTIKKFLTKINLQGGNLIFKDFTLDTSIARFDITGNIRLSESIQFSQLNLKICLELDRNFALERQDIEDMLTVLSKQSNEKCIPLMGTIGKPEAKIPGLSGPPSAP; from the coding sequence ATGAAAAAAGAAGAAGAATTTCAGGAAGAAACAGCCCTTACTCCGGAGGAGGAAGAATTCTTAACTCTGGAACTTCAAGAAGAGGAGGAAGAGTCGGCGCCTCGATTCTCCCTCAAACAAAAACTCTATTTGATCGCAACGGGTGTCGGCTCTTTTCTGATTTTTACGATTCTCCTTTTTCCACTCGACGAAATCATTCGAAGTTCCTTGAATACTTCCTCCACAAAAACGGGAACGATTATTAATTTTCGGGATCTGAGTATTTCACTCTTGGGAAATGTAACTCTGGACACTTTGGAGATTACGACACCGTCCAATCTTAAAATCAAAGCCGAAGAAACGGTTCTAAAAACCTCGCTCTTCGGACTGATGAAACGTAAGTTTGACGGAAAATTCAAACTCATCTCCTTGAAAATCGATACGGAGAACGGACCGTTTGCAAAGATTCCTCGGATCGAAGGTCAGGGAAAATTTGAAAATTTGGATGCGGGAATTGCAAGAATGGGCGGTGACCTGGATCTAGAAATTCCTGCAGGTTCTTCCGGTATGATCATGGAACTTCCCGAAATTCCATTACTCGGAGAACTCAAAAATGTTACGATAAAGAAATTCTTAACCAAGATCAATCTCCAAGGAGGGAATCTAATCTTTAAAGATTTTACCTTGGACACGTCGATCGCTCGTTTTGATATTACCGGAAACATTCGTCTTTCTGAAAGTATTCAATTCTCGCAACTCAACCTTAAAATCTGTCTGGAATTGGACCGTAACTTCGCATTAGAAAGACAGGATATCGAAGATATGCTTACTGTCTTGAGTAAACAAAGTAATGAGAAGTGCATTCCATTGATGGGAACAATCGGAAAGCCGGAAGCGAAGATTCCTGGATTGAGCGGCCCTCCGTCCGCTCCATAA
- the pilM gene encoding pilus assembly protein PilM — MFIYDQFLAIDYGTSTIKGVLFQKVLGKLSILRSEIMSISHGEEEEYRHNILRFINSYFPGETSIVLNLPLDRLFVRELHIPLTTVKAIREVIPFEVENRIPFPMETVEVTGSIWRIDQEKSDVIAYCAHHSELDFITFPFLDTNIVFRGLFVDSVSLSTVISEHTNKEITYKNCAQADIGGRVTILNILSEGKVAHTRYISMGGDTLTEQIASDLKIPYEKAEAIKLSLQFEPFSGEDDGLNLFAKEFKLKVADIKKSFQSVSKFAEKLSSEINRSIVSMNETERPEVLYLSGGGSKIRGIESVFGESLGLITRRYDFLSLDGDTFSTCFGMGYHFGLAKKDKIDFINTPHVKRINKNILNFDQFLPHLIFSGVSLFILITVFFVGIVIDKRKLSASEKLLAEKFQRGFGRSAPEDVDILEYATKLKNDEKKKTEIYRLYLSKPSILDILFELSMNFPASDMQPFQLDQFDYDQDLVKIGGRVNEFSEIGVVQRSLEKSPMFKDIEVTNKRMMQGIKTYKVSFTITMKVVNKPVGAEESF, encoded by the coding sequence ATGTTTATTTACGATCAATTTCTTGCAATCGATTACGGAACCAGCACGATCAAAGGAGTTCTCTTCCAAAAAGTTCTGGGTAAACTGAGTATTCTTCGTTCCGAGATCATGAGTATCTCTCACGGAGAAGAAGAGGAATATCGCCACAACATTCTTCGTTTTATCAACTCTTACTTTCCAGGAGAAACAAGCATTGTTCTCAATCTTCCGCTCGACCGCTTATTTGTAAGAGAACTACACATTCCACTCACAACCGTCAAAGCGATTCGAGAAGTCATTCCGTTTGAAGTGGAAAATAGAATTCCGTTTCCTATGGAAACCGTAGAAGTCACGGGAAGTATTTGGAGAATCGATCAGGAAAAGTCCGACGTGATCGCGTATTGTGCTCACCACTCGGAACTCGACTTCATCACATTTCCTTTTTTGGATACGAATATCGTTTTCCGCGGCCTCTTCGTAGATTCGGTAAGTTTGTCTACGGTCATCTCCGAACATACAAACAAAGAGATCACTTATAAGAATTGTGCACAAGCCGACATCGGCGGAAGAGTTACGATCCTCAACATTCTCTCCGAAGGAAAAGTGGCTCATACGAGATATATTTCGATGGGAGGAGACACTCTCACGGAACAGATCGCTTCCGATTTAAAAATTCCTTATGAGAAAGCGGAGGCGATCAAACTTTCTCTCCAGTTCGAACCTTTCTCCGGGGAAGACGACGGCTTAAATCTATTCGCAAAAGAATTCAAACTCAAAGTCGCCGATATTAAAAAATCCTTTCAGAGCGTTTCGAAATTCGCTGAAAAACTTTCCTCCGAAATTAATAGAAGTATCGTCTCCATGAACGAAACGGAAAGGCCGGAAGTTTTATATCTTTCCGGCGGAGGAAGTAAGATCCGAGGAATCGAATCCGTTTTTGGAGAATCCCTTGGATTGATTACGAGAAGATATGATTTTCTTTCTTTGGACGGAGATACATTTTCGACTTGTTTCGGTATGGGTTACCATTTCGGTTTAGCAAAAAAAGATAAAATCGATTTCATAAACACTCCACACGTTAAACGAATCAATAAGAATATTCTAAACTTCGATCAATTTCTTCCACATTTGATCTTTTCAGGAGTTTCCCTATTTATCTTGATCACCGTTTTTTTTGTCGGAATCGTGATCGACAAAAGAAAGTTAAGCGCGAGCGAAAAACTTCTTGCCGAAAAATTCCAAAGAGGTTTCGGACGATCCGCTCCGGAAGATGTGGATATTTTAGAATACGCTACAAAACTCAAAAACGACGAGAAGAAAAAGACCGAAATCTACAGACTCTACTTAAGTAAACCGAGTATTCTTGATATTCTTTTTGAACTTTCAATGAACTTTCCCGCTTCCGATATGCAACCATTTCAGTTGGATCAATTCGACTACGATCAAGACCTCGTAAAAATCGGAGGAAGAGTAAACGAGTTTAGCGAGATCGGGGTCGTGCAGAGATCTTTGGAAAAATCACCGATGTTCAAGGACATCGAAGTAACGAATAAAAGAATGATGCAGGGAATCAAAACGTATAAGGTTTCGTTTACGATCACGATGAAGGTTGTGAATAAGCCCGTCGGCGCGGAGGAATCTTTTTAA
- a CDS encoding general secretion pathway protein GspK, with protein MKPSRFREFFLNNKIRIFLNTFESKESRTYLARKTLRKSREGFMVVILVMAIGTASFYTATEFGERALGERRIAQADADGFRALLLAKAGFQGALGALKKIPEEYLYKSGIALNPPPLPMGGGTIYYKISSEDGKINLNTLLNPDDNQQNLRAVEMVSRLFDKLGIKREKIFPIFDWMDTDLQETGGGAEDGYYSSLKPPRKNKNSFMYSVSELVSVKGFDRELVYGSLKPADYAEKYSNAFQSEEEKALIGDSDFVLANNITAYIPSGQNSDDRINLNAAPYFVLMSLSDFMTKQAAMRILKFKLEQGGFIKELKDIEKFQEFQIPTAGGLTLYKELAGEGTDVSGGRVKTKGEIFRIVAVGQVGKTIRRITGIFDLTNSTMLYYMED; from the coding sequence ATGAAACCCTCGCGTTTCCGGGAATTCTTTTTAAATAATAAAATCAGAATATTCTTAAATACCTTCGAGTCTAAAGAATCCAGAACTTATCTCGCGCGTAAAACTCTGCGCAAATCCAGGGAAGGATTTATGGTAGTCATTCTCGTGATGGCGATCGGAACGGCTTCCTTTTATACGGCTACCGAATTCGGAGAACGCGCCCTCGGAGAACGTAGGATTGCACAGGCGGACGCGGACGGATTCAGAGCGCTTTTGCTTGCAAAAGCGGGTTTTCAAGGTGCGTTAGGCGCTCTTAAAAAGATTCCGGAAGAATATCTCTACAAAAGTGGGATCGCGCTCAATCCGCCTCCGCTTCCGATGGGCGGAGGAACGATCTACTATAAGATCAGCTCCGAAGACGGAAAGATCAATCTCAACACACTTCTCAATCCGGATGATAACCAACAAAACCTGCGCGCTGTGGAAATGGTTTCCCGTCTTTTCGATAAACTCGGAATCAAAAGGGAAAAGATCTTTCCGATCTTTGATTGGATGGATACGGATCTTCAGGAAACCGGAGGGGGCGCCGAGGACGGATACTATTCTTCCTTAAAACCTCCAAGAAAAAATAAGAATTCATTTATGTATTCCGTTTCCGAACTCGTTTCCGTAAAAGGTTTCGATCGGGAACTCGTCTATGGCTCCTTAAAACCTGCGGACTATGCCGAAAAGTATTCGAATGCATTCCAATCCGAAGAGGAAAAAGCCCTGATTGGAGACAGCGACTTCGTTTTGGCTAATAATATCACTGCTTACATCCCTTCCGGTCAAAACTCAGACGATAGAATCAACTTGAACGCCGCGCCTTATTTTGTTTTGATGTCTTTATCCGATTTTATGACCAAACAGGCCGCGATGCGTATTCTTAAATTCAAATTGGAGCAGGGCGGTTTTATCAAAGAGCTGAAGGACATTGAGAAATTCCAGGAATTTCAGATTCCAACAGCGGGCGGGCTCACTCTTTATAAAGAACTCGCCGGCGAAGGGACGGATGTTTCCGGCGGAAGGGTCAAGACCAAAGGTGAAATTTTTAGAATAGTTGCAGTGGGGCAGGTCGGAAAAACGATTCGAAGAATCACCGGGATTTTCGATCTAACCAACAGTACTATGCTCTATTATATGGAAGACTAA